In one Corallococcus sp. EGB genomic region, the following are encoded:
- the purH gene encoding bifunctional phosphoribosylaminoimidazolecarboxamide formyltransferase/IMP cyclohydrolase — MLALLSVSDKRGLVPFAQGLVRLGYRLLSTGGTLEALKGAGVPATQVSEHTQSPEILGGRVKTLHPRIHGGILGRPDLESDRAEMAKNHIEPISLVVVNLYPFRQTVASGAGEDDVIENIDIGGPAMVRASAKNFRHVAIVVDPDDYAPVLAEIEGHKAVTLETRRRLMRKAFAHTAAYDASISGWLSGEAREPFPEELSLAFRKVQGLRYGENPHQRGAFYKEYAAPKEPSVAFAKVLQGKELSYNNILDLDAALGLVLEFPEKPCAVVIKHNTPCGVAVDDVLEKAYRTARAVDEVSAFGGIVAFNREVDEATAKAMAETFLEAVIAPSYAPAALQVLAGKKNLRLLEAGPALASPTATPRPQVDARSVSGGMLLMDRDAVEPPLEWKVVSKRAPTPEEERALRFAWKVCKHVKSNAIVFAAPSQLLAQGGGQTNRVDSVRIAMTRGGEALKGSAVASDAFFPFRDGLDEAARAGATAVIQPGGSVRDAEVIAAADEHGMAMVVTGVRHFRH; from the coding sequence GTGCTGGCTCTCCTGAGCGTTTCCGACAAGCGCGGTCTGGTCCCCTTTGCCCAGGGCCTGGTGCGGCTGGGTTACCGGCTGCTCTCCACGGGCGGCACCCTGGAGGCCCTGAAGGGCGCCGGCGTCCCCGCCACCCAGGTGTCCGAGCACACGCAGAGCCCCGAAATCCTCGGCGGCCGCGTGAAGACGCTCCACCCCCGCATCCACGGCGGCATCCTCGGCCGGCCCGACCTGGAGAGCGACCGGGCGGAGATGGCGAAGAACCACATCGAGCCCATCTCCCTTGTGGTGGTGAACCTCTACCCGTTCCGCCAGACGGTGGCGTCCGGCGCGGGCGAGGACGACGTCATCGAGAACATCGACATCGGCGGGCCGGCGATGGTCCGCGCGTCGGCGAAGAACTTCCGGCACGTGGCCATCGTGGTGGACCCGGATGACTACGCGCCGGTGCTCGCGGAGATTGAAGGACACAAGGCCGTGACGCTGGAGACGCGGCGCCGGCTGATGCGCAAGGCGTTCGCGCACACGGCGGCCTATGACGCGTCCATCTCCGGGTGGCTGTCCGGCGAGGCCCGCGAGCCCTTCCCCGAGGAGCTGTCGCTCGCGTTCCGCAAGGTGCAGGGGCTGCGCTACGGGGAGAACCCGCACCAGCGCGGCGCGTTCTACAAGGAATACGCCGCGCCCAAGGAGCCGTCCGTCGCCTTCGCGAAGGTGCTCCAGGGCAAGGAGCTCTCGTACAACAACATCCTGGACCTGGACGCGGCCCTGGGCCTGGTCCTGGAGTTTCCGGAGAAGCCCTGCGCCGTGGTCATCAAGCACAACACCCCGTGCGGCGTGGCGGTGGATGACGTGCTGGAGAAGGCGTACCGCACCGCCCGCGCGGTGGACGAGGTGAGCGCCTTCGGCGGCATCGTCGCCTTCAACCGCGAGGTGGACGAGGCCACGGCGAAGGCCATGGCGGAGACGTTCCTGGAGGCGGTCATCGCGCCGTCGTACGCGCCGGCGGCGCTCCAGGTGCTGGCGGGCAAGAAGAACCTGCGCCTCCTGGAGGCGGGGCCCGCGCTGGCGTCCCCCACGGCGACGCCCCGGCCCCAGGTGGACGCTCGCAGCGTGTCCGGGGGCATGCTCCTGATGGACCGGGACGCGGTGGAGCCGCCCCTGGAGTGGAAGGTGGTGTCCAAGCGCGCCCCCACGCCGGAGGAGGAGCGGGCCCTGCGCTTCGCCTGGAAGGTGTGCAAGCACGTGAAGAGCAACGCCATCGTCTTCGCGGCGCCGTCCCAGCTGCTGGCCCAGGGCGGCGGGCAGACGAACCGCGTGGACTCCGTGCGCATCGCCATGACGCGGGGTGGCGAGGCCCTCAAGGGCAGCGCCGTGGCCTCGGATGCCTTCTTCCCCTTCCGGGACGGGTTGGACGAGGCAGCCCGGGCCGGAGCGACGGCGGTCATCCAGCCGGGTGGGTCTGTCCGGGACGCGGAGGTGATCGCCGCCGCGGATGAACATGGGATGGCCATGGTGGTGACGGGAGTGCGACACTTCCGGCACTAA
- a CDS encoding sigma factor-like helix-turn-helix DNA-binding protein, which translates to MSEVKQLQEGEGGNEEEQPAERRRSKTMSRKEMARDLRRRRLAGQLDPEEAETLKLVDEQRPRTRADCINGPRPCLFVSCKHNLYLDVNPETGSIKLNFPDKEITELEHTCALDVAEKGGITLEEVGEIMNLTRERIRQVETRGLMKLREATEAEPPASARKP; encoded by the coding sequence ATGTCGGAAGTGAAGCAGCTGCAGGAGGGCGAGGGGGGGAATGAGGAGGAGCAGCCCGCGGAACGCCGGCGCTCCAAGACGATGTCGCGCAAGGAGATGGCGCGCGACCTGCGCCGGCGGCGGCTCGCCGGTCAGCTGGACCCCGAGGAGGCGGAGACCCTCAAGCTCGTGGACGAGCAGCGGCCGCGCACCCGCGCGGACTGCATCAACGGCCCGCGCCCGTGCCTCTTCGTGTCCTGCAAGCACAACCTCTACCTGGACGTGAACCCGGAGACGGGCTCCATCAAGCTCAACTTCCCGGACAAGGAGATCACCGAGCTGGAGCACACCTGCGCCCTGGACGTCGCGGAGAAGGGCGGCATCACGCTGGAGGAGGTGGGGGAGATCATGAACCTCACCCGCGAGCGCATCCGCCAGGTGGAGACGCGCGGCCTGATGAAGCTGCGCGAGGCCACGGAGGCAGAGCCTCCCGCGTCCGCCCGCAAGCCTTGA
- a CDS encoding MerR family transcriptional regulator gives MESMDLLAPEELERIERENAGGLPANAILEIFRPRGVRLSEATFRKYVQAGLLPRSRRVGRKGKHQGSLGLYPVEAVRRINVIKRMMAEGHTLEDIRRSFVFHRNHIDQLQRDLSEVLDGFQEELGGRPLGGERRRSLEAQLATLRQRAQDLVRDVARLGSAVTAREDETLRSQ, from the coding sequence ATGGAATCGATGGACCTGCTCGCGCCCGAAGAACTCGAGCGCATCGAGCGCGAAAACGCGGGCGGTCTTCCCGCGAACGCGATCCTGGAAATCTTCCGGCCCCGGGGCGTGAGGCTCTCGGAGGCGACGTTCCGGAAGTACGTCCAGGCCGGTCTGCTCCCCCGCAGCCGCCGTGTGGGCCGCAAGGGGAAGCACCAGGGCAGCCTGGGCCTCTACCCGGTGGAAGCGGTGCGCCGCATCAACGTCATCAAGAGGATGATGGCGGAAGGACACACCCTGGAGGACATCCGCCGCTCCTTCGTGTTCCACCGCAACCACATCGACCAGCTCCAACGCGACTTGTCGGAGGTGCTGGACGGGTTCCAGGAGGAGCTGGGAGGACGGCCCCTGGGCGGAGAACGCAGGAGGTCACTCGAAGCCCAGTTGGCAACGCTCAGGCAACGGGCGCAGGATCTGGTCCGCGATGTCGCCCGGTTGGGCAGCGCCGTCACGGCGCGTGAAGACGAAACGCTCCGGTCACAATAG
- a CDS encoding serine/threonine-protein kinase → MTLEAGTHVGKYVVRRKLAEGGMAEIFLCTARGPEGFEKEVVIKRVRSFLASDPDFVQMFIAEARLASRLNHANVVQIFDFDKHEDTYYLAMEYVRGCSLWELRKRSKETMTPMPPVLVAHIGAEVARGLHYAHRLRVNGELLNLVHRDVTPHNVLVSYDGAVKLTDFGIAKAGNKLTNPGVLKGKFAYMSPEQARGENVDVRTDVFALGVVLWELLTGGRLFQGDSEIAVLRAVQESTIVPPARLNPDVPPDLDAAICRALERDLSKRFQTAGELERALAQCVLNHARSVDDADVGAFVRGLFPVAASNQALPALPERTALEDGALPAAAPPPREPTAVMPSREHASGAKRVDSPDEDRHGTTLVLSQDDRAGNGRPPQPTPQMPLQSMGREAPLARRGESRELPVARQAPLSDEDSAGDDDFASASRTDDDGVLEGRRAEDASSPSASARRRAEGSERRGSSASRDAEDSSARRAASSSKPGTASARRAASPGDDLPGAEDRELDTVSATEPGPPAAPGRKRALWGGAAAVGLASLVGVLALVRSHTGALQSGQGSPPAQASAPATNPPATATVPQPAPARTPAADAVDAELEGQRREAALAPPPSTEPAAPAPQPEAAPAPAPPAADTAKALGTLQVKANPYATVYLGPKRLGDVQGRATYKVPAGTYSLTFAHPSGSKTFTVAVPADGTVTQEFRAPRGR, encoded by the coding sequence GTGACGCTCGAGGCAGGAACCCACGTCGGCAAGTACGTCGTGCGCCGCAAGCTCGCGGAAGGGGGCATGGCGGAGATCTTCCTGTGCACCGCGCGCGGGCCGGAGGGTTTCGAGAAGGAGGTCGTCATCAAGCGGGTGCGGTCGTTCCTCGCGAGCGACCCGGACTTCGTGCAGATGTTCATCGCGGAGGCGCGGCTGGCCTCGCGGCTCAACCACGCCAACGTGGTGCAGATCTTCGACTTCGACAAGCACGAGGACACCTACTACCTGGCGATGGAGTACGTGCGCGGCTGCTCGCTGTGGGAGCTGCGCAAGCGGAGCAAGGAGACGATGACGCCGATGCCGCCCGTGCTGGTGGCGCACATCGGCGCGGAGGTCGCGCGCGGGCTGCACTACGCCCACCGCCTGCGGGTGAACGGCGAGCTCTTGAACCTCGTGCACCGGGACGTCACGCCGCACAACGTGCTCGTGTCCTACGACGGCGCGGTGAAGCTGACCGACTTCGGCATCGCGAAGGCGGGCAACAAGCTGACGAACCCCGGCGTGCTCAAGGGCAAGTTCGCGTACATGTCGCCCGAGCAGGCCCGGGGCGAGAACGTGGACGTGCGCACGGACGTCTTCGCGCTGGGCGTGGTGCTGTGGGAGCTGCTCACCGGCGGACGGCTGTTCCAGGGGGACTCGGAGATCGCCGTCCTGCGCGCGGTGCAGGAGAGCACCATCGTGCCGCCCGCGCGCCTCAACCCGGACGTGCCGCCGGACCTGGACGCCGCCATCTGCCGCGCGCTGGAGCGCGACCTGTCGAAGCGCTTCCAGACGGCGGGGGAGCTGGAGCGCGCGCTGGCGCAGTGCGTGTTGAACCACGCCCGCTCCGTTGACGACGCCGACGTGGGCGCGTTCGTCCGCGGGCTGTTCCCCGTCGCGGCCAGCAACCAGGCGCTGCCCGCGCTCCCGGAGCGCACGGCGCTGGAGGACGGAGCGCTGCCCGCCGCCGCACCGCCGCCGCGCGAGCCCACGGCGGTGATGCCGTCGCGCGAGCACGCCTCGGGAGCGAAGCGGGTCGACTCGCCGGACGAGGACCGGCACGGGACGACGCTGGTGCTGTCGCAAGACGACCGCGCCGGGAACGGACGTCCACCGCAGCCCACGCCGCAGATGCCGTTGCAGTCGATGGGCCGGGAAGCCCCGCTCGCCAGGCGCGGCGAGTCCCGTGAGCTTCCCGTCGCCAGGCAGGCGCCCTTGAGCGACGAGGACTCCGCCGGTGACGACGACTTCGCGTCCGCGAGCCGGACGGATGACGACGGTGTGCTCGAGGGCCGGAGGGCGGAGGACGCGTCGAGCCCGTCCGCCTCCGCGAGGCGCAGGGCGGAAGGCTCCGAGCGCCGGGGCTCATCCGCGAGCCGCGATGCGGAGGACTCTTCCGCACGCCGGGCCGCATCCTCCAGCAAGCCCGGCACTGCCTCCGCGCGCCGGGCCGCGTCCCCGGGGGACGACCTCCCGGGCGCCGAAGACCGCGAGCTCGACACGGTCTCCGCCACCGAGCCGGGGCCTCCCGCCGCACCGGGCCGCAAGCGCGCCCTCTGGGGAGGGGCCGCCGCGGTGGGACTCGCGAGCCTCGTGGGCGTCCTGGCCCTTGTCCGCTCGCACACCGGTGCCTTGCAATCAGGGCAGGGGAGCCCGCCCGCCCAGGCCTCGGCCCCGGCGACGAACCCGCCGGCCACCGCCACGGTCCCCCAGCCCGCGCCTGCCCGCACGCCGGCCGCGGACGCCGTCGACGCGGAGCTCGAAGGGCAGCGGCGTGAAGCCGCGCTGGCGCCGCCTCCTTCTACGGAGCCTGCCGCCCCCGCCCCCCAGCCCGAGGCGGCCCCCGCCCCCGCGCCGCCCGCCGCGGACACGGCGAAGGCCCTGGGCACACTCCAGGTGAAGGCCAACCCCTACGCCACCGTCTACCTGGGCCCGAAGCGGCTGGGCGACGTGCAGGGCCGCGCCACCTACAAGGTGCCGGCCGGCACCTACAGCCTGACCTTCGCGCACCCGTCCGGCTCGAAGACGTTCACCGTCGCCGTCCCCGCCGACGGCACCGTGACGCAGGAGTTCCGCGCGCCCCGCGGCCGCTGA
- a CDS encoding serine/threonine-protein kinase, translated as MSIETYGSYQLLKRLATGGMAQIYLARRPGSEAPDKLLVLKRILPHLSENDEFVRMFLDEARIAARLAHPNVVQIYDLGAEGDTFFIAMEYIHGVDARRLWKRSETAGRPLPVPLVCRILLEACAGLDYAHKKTDAAGRPLGIVHRDVSPQNILVTFDGGVKVVDFGIAKAADQATVTRSGVLKGKYSYMSPEQAGGQRVDRRSDVFALGVVLHELLTGGRLFKRHSDMLTLSAVAECNVPVPSQVAPRVPVELDAIVLKALAKEPDARYQHAQELQRALEGWLASQPQPCGTVADLAAFMRELYADRLSEEARSGEVQVTDEEAGAPPPPPGPRRSVMRPATPPGRTENEPTTTLRPNRPNRPSGKVESRREDSVGDGARLEVRVEARPEPRSEVRNVEARPEPRSEVRNADPRVEARAADARPEPRSEVRNSEPRADAPRGMTGSRRALESPPSRSVRPVRLEEPSLPTVTQDEDGPTLAMVDTQGKLGGFQVEEDGPTLAMVDTQGRLGGFQVEEDGPTLAMVDTQGKLGGFQVEEDGPTLDQRSLTLTQEDEDDSTLDMRAASRADVDEGPTQDLRAVPRSEVPGPRASAPALSGEQRGHRLPVPAPHATIEEMTASTAPRSASRAPAPNAWVPPARSGTVTEQSAVEPPKRRGLLYGAIVLVAILVGVGLMWSLGPGAGGVHVTSEPAGARVVFEDRVLPERTPLTLPSVKPGRYWVVLIKEGYRELRTQVVIPPSGRLDVGPLTLVPMPSSGKPATEPPATAPPAPAATEPGVGPSGVATPRAPDAVAPEVKQAQESPGAQAPSPAVKAPVAAAAPVVPAADVRESARAVERSAEVSFVVTPGAEVTCNGRRLGETPLQPVKLGVGLYDCKFTNPGLQRTVSRRIEVRPIDLNVVTVKFE; from the coding sequence GTGTCCATCGAAACCTACGGCAGCTACCAGCTCCTGAAGCGCCTCGCCACGGGCGGCATGGCGCAGATCTATCTCGCGCGCCGGCCGGGTTCGGAGGCTCCGGACAAGCTGCTGGTGCTCAAGCGCATCCTCCCGCACCTGTCGGAGAACGACGAGTTCGTCCGGATGTTCCTGGACGAGGCCCGCATCGCCGCGCGGCTCGCGCACCCCAACGTGGTGCAGATCTACGACCTGGGTGCGGAGGGGGACACGTTCTTCATCGCCATGGAGTACATCCATGGCGTGGACGCGCGCCGGCTCTGGAAGCGCTCGGAGACGGCGGGGCGTCCGCTGCCGGTGCCGCTGGTGTGCCGCATCCTGTTGGAGGCGTGCGCGGGCCTGGACTACGCGCACAAGAAGACGGACGCGGCGGGGCGCCCGCTGGGCATCGTGCACCGGGACGTGTCTCCGCAGAACATCCTGGTGACGTTCGATGGCGGCGTGAAGGTGGTGGACTTCGGCATCGCGAAGGCGGCGGACCAGGCCACCGTGACGCGCTCCGGGGTGCTCAAGGGCAAGTACTCGTACATGTCGCCGGAGCAGGCCGGCGGCCAGCGCGTGGACCGGCGCTCGGACGTGTTCGCGCTGGGCGTGGTGCTGCATGAGCTGCTGACCGGCGGGCGGCTCTTCAAGCGCCACAGCGACATGCTGACCCTGTCGGCGGTGGCCGAGTGCAACGTGCCGGTGCCATCGCAGGTGGCGCCCCGGGTGCCGGTGGAGCTGGACGCCATCGTGCTCAAGGCGCTCGCGAAGGAGCCGGACGCGCGCTACCAGCACGCGCAGGAGCTACAGCGGGCGCTGGAGGGGTGGCTCGCGTCGCAGCCGCAGCCGTGCGGCACGGTGGCGGACCTGGCCGCGTTCATGCGGGAGCTGTACGCGGACCGGCTGTCCGAAGAGGCGCGCTCCGGCGAGGTGCAGGTGACGGACGAGGAGGCGGGGGCGCCTCCGCCGCCGCCCGGGCCGCGCCGCTCGGTGATGCGCCCCGCGACGCCGCCAGGACGCACGGAGAACGAGCCCACCACCACGCTGCGTCCGAACCGGCCGAACCGCCCCAGCGGGAAGGTGGAGTCGCGCCGCGAGGACTCGGTGGGGGACGGGGCGCGCTTGGAGGTCCGGGTGGAGGCGCGGCCCGAGCCCCGGTCGGAGGTCCGCAACGTCGAGGCCCGTCCGGAGCCGCGTTCGGAGGTCCGCAATGCCGACCCGCGAGTGGAGGCCCGCGCCGCCGACGCCCGTCCCGAGCCCCGCTCCGAGGTTCGCAACTCCGAACCACGCGCCGACGCGCCGCGGGGCATGACGGGCTCGCGGCGGGCCCTGGAGTCACCGCCCTCGCGGAGCGTCCGGCCGGTGCGCCTGGAGGAGCCGTCCCTCCCGACGGTGACCCAGGACGAGGACGGGCCCACGCTCGCGATGGTGGACACGCAGGGGAAGCTCGGCGGGTTCCAGGTGGAGGAGGACGGGCCCACGCTCGCGATGGTGGACACGCAGGGGAGGCTCGGCGGGTTCCAGGTGGAGGAGGACGGCCCCACGCTCGCGATGGTGGACACGCAGGGGAAGCTCGGCGGGTTCCAGGTGGAGGAGGACGGGCCCACGCTGGATCAGCGCTCCCTGACGCTGACCCAGGAGGACGAGGACGACTCGACCCTGGACATGCGCGCTGCCTCCCGCGCGGACGTGGACGAGGGCCCCACGCAGGACCTGCGCGCCGTGCCGCGCTCGGAGGTTCCGGGCCCCCGCGCGAGCGCGCCCGCGCTGTCGGGTGAGCAGCGGGGCCACCGGCTCCCGGTGCCCGCGCCCCACGCGACCATCGAGGAGATGACCGCGTCCACCGCGCCGCGCTCCGCGTCCCGCGCCCCCGCCCCGAACGCGTGGGTGCCTCCGGCCCGCTCCGGCACGGTCACGGAGCAGTCCGCCGTGGAGCCCCCGAAGCGCCGCGGGCTCCTGTACGGCGCCATCGTGCTCGTCGCGATCCTGGTGGGCGTGGGCCTCATGTGGAGCCTGGGCCCGGGGGCGGGTGGAGTGCACGTGACGTCCGAGCCCGCGGGCGCGCGCGTCGTCTTCGAGGACCGGGTGCTCCCGGAGCGCACGCCGCTGACGCTGCCGTCGGTGAAGCCCGGCCGCTACTGGGTGGTGCTGATCAAGGAGGGCTACCGCGAGCTGCGCACGCAGGTCGTCATCCCGCCGTCGGGTCGGCTCGACGTGGGGCCGCTGACGCTCGTGCCGATGCCGTCCTCCGGAAAGCCCGCCACGGAGCCGCCCGCCACCGCGCCCCCGGCTCCAGCGGCGACGGAGCCCGGCGTGGGGCCCTCGGGCGTGGCCACGCCGCGCGCGCCGGACGCCGTGGCCCCTGAAGTGAAGCAGGCCCAGGAGTCTCCGGGCGCCCAGGCCCCCTCGCCGGCGGTGAAGGCCCCGGTCGCCGCGGCCGCCCCCGTGGTTCCCGCGGCGGACGTGCGCGAATCCGCCCGCGCGGTGGAGCGGTCCGCGGAGGTGAGCTTCGTGGTGACGCCCGGGGCGGAGGTGACGTGCAATGGCCGCAGGCTGGGGGAGACGCCGTTGCAGCCGGTGAAGCTGGGGGTGGGCCTCTATGACTGCAAGTTCACCAACCCCGGGTTGCAGCGCACCGTCAGCCGCCGCATCGAGGTGCGCCCCATCGACCTCAACGTGGTGACGGTCAAGTTCGAGTAG
- a CDS encoding choice-of-anchor D domain-containing protein: MTVRWGLLGLVVVGLLSGCADRDRSSVADGRLTATPGGIDFARVAVFDARESTVTLRNVGRARITVDEAWVEGPEGAYQAEFTHEGPHSLVPGSECTLKVRFAPLAQGGLPAMLVVRSDTRVEPLMRIPLNGSGVDAWARVTPRALDFGRIEADSTKTLGVTLDNPTELPVMVTPKLVGADKDEFVAAPVTVNPGERVELPLTFNPVRVGRKQIALAISPCVGCADVPVEVKAEALERAVVAEPEVVDFGAVPVDRDAVKASSLRNISTEPVTVTSLMLDGTDVSFSQNNTGLPLVLQPGEVRAFEIRYSPGHMGPAMDRAVYTVVSKRHPTLPVPLRGFGGASELCVSPMMHDFGEQPLGSKVRVVVNVKNCGTDNAGPLTINTLEWTPDAGGAQLQFNHKPVALPFTLPANGELNLEIFYEPMREGSASGALVMTTSAFSAATVQLDFFGSAKAHAPCELTVTPELVDFGTIPPGRGAVLGVKLENKGADLCPVKNIRVANNGGGVFKMPGGELFGGIVYPGDWFSFQVAFQAPFTGGSFAGELQVEQYNPAMPVRQVPLLANSQQTCLVASPWYLDFGLGRKDCRPAPREVNYLNACTMPVTVSNVFIGPGTTDSEFELLDHPAPPAFQLQPGESFTVGVDYLAQVTGMNLSPLFVDSSDLPIPLMVPLIGESSTKTEKTDNFVQQDVSKVDVLFVVDNTASMVEEHPKLVSAIPAFVDAARNKAVDVNMAVTTTGISAVSGACPGGALGGEAGRFFPADNSRQRILTLNTPNVTQLLQQNVQVGQCAQVEQGFEAMRRALTPPLVNNVDDPRTPLPNDGNAGFLRDSAALVVVFVGDEDDHSPDAVATYVQWAQQRKGENQPQRATFFAIAPTKTACATAGGTGTRYADAVAQTGGEVLNVCAPDYAPLLRQVANKAFSAQDRFPLSEEPDAGTLVVTVNGTATPRGWTYDAATNSVVFSVVPPPGSKVSITYRRACAND; this comes from the coding sequence ATGACAGTGCGCTGGGGCCTGCTGGGGTTGGTGGTGGTGGGGCTGCTGTCGGGGTGCGCGGACCGGGATCGTTCCTCGGTGGCGGACGGCCGGCTGACGGCGACGCCGGGCGGCATCGACTTCGCGCGGGTCGCCGTCTTCGACGCCCGAGAATCCACGGTGACGCTGCGCAACGTGGGCCGCGCGCGCATCACGGTGGACGAAGCCTGGGTGGAGGGGCCGGAGGGCGCCTACCAGGCGGAGTTCACCCACGAAGGTCCGCACAGCCTGGTGCCGGGCAGCGAGTGCACGCTGAAGGTGCGCTTCGCGCCGCTCGCGCAGGGCGGGCTGCCCGCGATGCTGGTGGTGCGCTCGGACACGCGCGTCGAGCCGTTGATGCGCATCCCGCTCAACGGCTCGGGGGTGGACGCGTGGGCCCGGGTGACGCCGCGCGCGCTGGACTTCGGCCGCATCGAGGCGGACTCCACCAAGACGCTGGGCGTGACGCTGGACAACCCCACCGAGCTCCCGGTGATGGTGACGCCCAAGCTGGTGGGCGCGGACAAGGACGAGTTCGTCGCGGCGCCGGTGACGGTGAACCCGGGCGAGCGCGTGGAGTTGCCCCTCACCTTCAACCCGGTGCGGGTGGGCAGAAAGCAGATTGCGTTGGCCATCTCGCCCTGCGTCGGGTGCGCGGACGTGCCGGTGGAGGTGAAGGCGGAGGCGCTGGAGCGCGCGGTGGTGGCGGAGCCGGAGGTGGTGGACTTCGGCGCGGTGCCGGTGGACCGCGACGCGGTGAAGGCCTCCAGCCTGCGCAACATCAGCACGGAGCCGGTGACGGTGACGTCGCTCATGCTGGACGGCACGGACGTGTCCTTCAGCCAGAACAACACGGGGCTGCCGCTGGTGCTCCAGCCGGGCGAGGTGCGCGCCTTTGAGATCCGCTACAGCCCCGGCCACATGGGCCCGGCCATGGACCGCGCCGTCTACACCGTGGTGAGCAAGCGCCACCCCACGCTGCCCGTGCCGCTGCGCGGCTTCGGCGGCGCGTCCGAGCTGTGCGTGTCTCCGATGATGCACGACTTCGGCGAGCAGCCGCTGGGCTCCAAGGTGCGCGTGGTGGTGAACGTGAAGAACTGCGGCACGGACAACGCGGGACCGCTGACCATCAACACGCTGGAGTGGACGCCGGACGCTGGCGGTGCCCAGCTCCAGTTCAACCACAAGCCGGTGGCCCTGCCGTTCACGCTGCCAGCCAACGGCGAGCTGAACCTGGAGATCTTCTACGAGCCCATGCGCGAGGGCAGCGCGTCCGGCGCGCTGGTGATGACCACGAGCGCGTTCTCCGCGGCCACGGTGCAATTGGACTTCTTCGGCAGCGCGAAGGCGCATGCGCCGTGTGAGCTGACCGTCACCCCGGAGCTGGTGGACTTCGGCACCATTCCCCCGGGCCGCGGCGCGGTCCTGGGCGTGAAGCTGGAGAACAAGGGCGCGGACCTGTGCCCCGTGAAGAACATCCGCGTGGCCAACAACGGCGGCGGCGTCTTCAAGATGCCGGGCGGCGAGCTCTTCGGCGGCATCGTCTACCCGGGGGACTGGTTCAGCTTCCAGGTGGCCTTCCAGGCGCCCTTCACCGGGGGCAGCTTCGCGGGTGAGCTGCAGGTGGAGCAGTACAACCCGGCGATGCCGGTGCGGCAGGTGCCGCTGCTGGCGAACTCGCAGCAGACGTGTCTGGTGGCGTCGCCCTGGTACCTGGACTTCGGCCTGGGCCGCAAGGACTGCCGCCCGGCGCCGCGGGAGGTGAACTACCTCAACGCGTGCACCATGCCCGTGACGGTGTCCAACGTCTTCATCGGGCCGGGCACCACGGATTCGGAGTTCGAGCTGCTGGATCACCCGGCGCCGCCCGCGTTCCAGCTCCAGCCGGGCGAGTCCTTCACGGTGGGCGTGGACTACCTGGCGCAGGTGACGGGCATGAACCTGTCGCCGCTCTTCGTGGACTCCAGCGACCTGCCCATCCCGCTGATGGTGCCGCTCATCGGTGAGTCGTCGACGAAGACGGAGAAGACGGACAACTTCGTGCAGCAGGACGTGAGCAAGGTGGACGTGCTCTTCGTCGTGGACAACACGGCGTCCATGGTGGAGGAGCACCCGAAGCTCGTGTCCGCCATCCCCGCGTTCGTGGACGCCGCGCGCAACAAGGCGGTGGACGTGAACATGGCGGTGACGACGACGGGCATCTCCGCGGTGTCCGGCGCGTGCCCGGGCGGCGCGCTGGGGGGCGAGGCCGGCCGCTTCTTCCCGGCGGACAACAGCCGCCAGCGCATCCTCACGCTGAACACGCCCAACGTGACGCAGCTGCTCCAGCAGAACGTGCAGGTGGGCCAGTGCGCCCAGGTGGAGCAGGGCTTCGAGGCGATGCGCCGCGCGCTCACCCCGCCGCTGGTGAACAACGTGGATGATCCGCGCACGCCGCTGCCCAACGACGGCAACGCGGGCTTCCTGCGCGACTCCGCGGCGCTGGTGGTGGTGTTCGTGGGCGACGAGGATGACCACTCGCCGGACGCGGTCGCCACGTACGTGCAGTGGGCGCAGCAGCGCAAGGGGGAGAACCAGCCGCAGCGGGCCACGTTCTTCGCCATCGCGCCCACCAAGACGGCCTGCGCCACGGCGGGCGGCACCGGCACCCGGTATGCGGACGCGGTGGCGCAGACGGGCGGCGAGGTGCTCAACGTCTGCGCGCCGGACTATGCGCCGCTCCTGCGCCAGGTGGCCAACAAGGCGTTCAGCGCGCAGGACCGCTTCCCGCTGAGCGAAGAGCCCGACGCGGGCACCCTGGTGGTGACCGTCAACGGCACCGCCACCCCCCGCGGGTGGACCTACGACGCGGCCACCAACAGCGTGGTCTTCTCCGTGGTGCCGCCGCCGGGCTCCAAGGTGTCCATCACCTACCGCCGCGCCTGCGCCAACGACTGA